In Candidatus Methylomirabilis sp., a single genomic region encodes these proteins:
- the truB gene encoding tRNA pseudouridine(55) synthase TruB, which yields MTNRREWSGVLNVNKSAGMTSHDVVDAVRRLYGIRRVGHTGTLDPQGTGVLPICLGRATKIAQYLMAADKEYQLTMHLGVTTDTLDADGKVLEEKDWSHVTREQLEAALTRFRGEIQQIPPLFSAKKVQGERLYRLARKGQVVERAPVTVTVYDVKCTRFEPPEVDLWVRCGKGMYARTLCDDVGRVLSCGAHLARLTRTRSGRFEVKDALTLTELTERVQAGLGGEVLIPIAEALAHLPAVRVAPEATAAVLHGGAIAAAAVVAFPPDIRKGALVRVLGFRRQLLSLARVALDSADFAATDPRRSVLTSVRVFSGAA from the coding sequence ATGACGAACCGGCGCGAGTGGAGCGGCGTCCTCAATGTGAACAAGTCGGCGGGGATGACCTCCCACGACGTGGTGGACGCCGTCCGCCGCCTCTACGGGATACGCCGGGTGGGCCACACCGGGACGCTGGACCCGCAGGGGACCGGGGTGCTGCCGATCTGTCTCGGCCGCGCCACCAAGATCGCCCAGTACCTGATGGCTGCCGACAAGGAGTACCAGCTCACCATGCACCTGGGGGTGACCACCGACACCCTGGACGCGGACGGCAAGGTGCTGGAGGAGAAAGACTGGTCCCACGTGACCCGGGAGCAGCTGGAGGCGGCGCTCACCCGCTTCCGGGGGGAGATCCAGCAGATCCCCCCCCTCTTCTCGGCCAAGAAGGTCCAGGGGGAGCGCCTGTACCGTCTGGCCCGCAAGGGGCAGGTGGTGGAGCGGGCTCCCGTGACCGTCACGGTGTACGACGTGAAGTGCACCCGCTTCGAGCCCCCCGAGGTCGACCTCTGGGTCAGGTGCGGGAAGGGGATGTACGCCCGGACCCTCTGCGACGACGTCGGGCGCGTCCTCTCCTGCGGGGCCCACCTGGCCCGCCTCACCCGCACGCGGTCCGGCCGCTTCGAGGTGAAGGATGCCCTGACCCTCACGGAGCTCACGGAGCGGGTGCAGGCCGGGCTGGGCGGGGAGGTGCTGATCCCGATTGCCGAGGCGCTGGCCCACCTGCCGGCGGTCCGGGTGGCCCCGGAGGCGACCGCGGCGGTCCTGCACGGCGGGGCCATCGCCGCCGCGGCCGTGGTGGCCTTCCCGCCCGACATCCGCAAGGGGGCCCTCGTCCGGGTCCTGGGGTTCCGGCGGCAGCTCCTCTCCCTGGCCCGGGTCGCCCTGGACTCCGCCGACTTCGCCGCCACCGACCCCCGCCGGAGCGTCCTCACCTCGGTCCGGGTCTTCAGCGGGGCCGCGTGA
- a CDS encoding bifunctional oligoribonuclease/PAP phosphatase NrnA, with product MGDLSRMVETLRAVHRVAVLSHITPEADCIGAALGCTLALKEQGKAAVAYNADPLPRTLRFLPGASELVRAERLPAPLDCVVVVDTSDPERVGGLLAGVSAPVLNVDHHKTNVRFGTLNWVAPEASSAGEMVYHLLRALGHPISPPVAINLYAAILTDTGSFHYSNTTPEALRVAAALVEAGAVPAEITASLYDQRDAGELRLLSRCLGTLELSRDGQVAWMEVTAADLAEVGLAPDALEGFINYPRSIAGVEVALLFKALSGDGVRVSLRSRGRADVATVAATFGGGGHRNAAGCHVPGDLAAARGAVLAAVERELRQAGGEGRG from the coding sequence ATGGGTGATCTTTCCCGGATGGTGGAGACCCTCCGGGCCGTGCACCGGGTGGCGGTGCTCTCCCACATCACTCCGGAGGCGGACTGCATCGGCGCGGCGCTCGGCTGCACCCTGGCCCTCAAGGAGCAGGGGAAGGCCGCCGTGGCCTACAACGCCGACCCCCTCCCCCGGACCCTCCGCTTCCTCCCGGGGGCATCCGAGCTGGTGCGGGCCGAGCGGCTCCCGGCCCCCCTCGACTGCGTCGTGGTGGTGGACACCAGCGACCCGGAGCGGGTGGGGGGGCTCCTCGCCGGGGTGAGTGCCCCGGTGCTGAACGTGGACCATCATAAGACCAACGTGCGCTTCGGGACCCTCAACTGGGTGGCCCCGGAAGCCTCCTCGGCAGGGGAGATGGTCTACCATCTGCTCCGGGCCCTGGGGCATCCCATCTCCCCCCCGGTGGCCATCAACCTCTATGCCGCGATCCTGACCGACACCGGCTCCTTCCACTACAGCAACACCACCCCGGAGGCGCTCCGGGTGGCCGCCGCGCTGGTGGAGGCGGGGGCCGTCCCGGCCGAGATCACCGCCTCCCTGTACGACCAGCGGGACGCCGGAGAGCTGCGGCTGCTCTCTCGCTGCCTCGGGACCCTAGAGCTCAGTCGCGACGGCCAGGTGGCCTGGATGGAGGTGACCGCGGCCGACCTGGCCGAGGTGGGGCTTGCGCCGGATGCGCTGGAGGGCTTCATCAACTACCCCCGCTCCATCGCCGGGGTGGAGGTGGCCCTCCTCTTCAAGGCGCTGAGCGGCGACGGGGTCCGGGTCTCCCTCCGCTCCCGCGGCAGGGCGGACGTGGCAACGGTGGCGGCGACCTTCGGGGGCGGGGGCCACAGGAACGCCGCCGGCTGCCACGTGCCCGGGGACCTCGCGGCCGCCCGGGGGGCGGTCCTGGCGGCGGTGGAGCGGGAGCTGCGGCAGGCGGGGGGGGAGGGGCGGGGATGA
- the rbfA gene encoding 30S ribosome-binding factor RbfA → MPHSRAQRVGDLIREELSELLLRTVKDPRVGMVTITEVAVSPDLRAARIYVITRAGEGVEDQTLAGLRAASGFLRGELGRRLRLKVIPELAFFNDSSLDHAMRIASLLRGLHPAGEDPADG, encoded by the coding sequence ATGCCCCACTCGCGCGCCCAGCGCGTCGGCGACCTGATTCGAGAAGAGTTGAGCGAGCTGCTCCTCCGGACCGTGAAGGACCCCCGGGTCGGCATGGTCACCATCACCGAGGTCGCGGTGAGCCCGGACCTGCGGGCCGCCCGGATCTACGTGATCACCCGGGCGGGGGAGGGGGTGGAAGACCAGACCCTCGCCGGCCTCCGGGCGGCGAGCGGCTTCCTGCGCGGGGAGCTCGGCCGCCGCCTCCGGCTGAAGGTGATCCCCGAGCTCGCTTTCTTCAACGACTCCTCCCTCGACCACGCCATGCGCATCGCCAGCCTCCTCCGGGGGCTCCATCCGGCAGGGGAGGACCCGGCGGATGGGTGA
- a CDS encoding DUF503 domain-containing protein: MVVGTCVVELQIPDSGSLKGKRQVLRSLKDRIRARFNVSIAEVDRQDTWQRATLGVAVVSNDARLVDETLNKVINHIEGDRDARLLDYSIDVVTHD; encoded by the coding sequence ATGGTGGTGGGCACCTGCGTGGTCGAGCTGCAGATCCCCGACAGCGGCTCCCTGAAGGGCAAGCGCCAGGTCCTCCGGAGCCTCAAGGACCGGATCCGGGCGCGGTTCAATGTCTCCATCGCCGAGGTGGACCGGCAGGATACGTGGCAGCGCGCCACGCTGGGGGTCGCGGTGGTGAGCAACGACGCCCGGCTGGTGGACGAGACCCTGAACAAGGTCATCAACCATATCGAGGGGGACCGCGACGCCCGGCTCCTGGACTACAGCATCGACGTCGTGACCCACGACTAG
- the infB gene encoding translation initiation factor IF-2, whose product MPKIRVSELAKAVGKSNAEVLALLQAGGMEVKTHGSAVDEAAARAVLAGKKGGKPAAKSTGAGTRAKGEPTATKRTAEAKAPSKAKAKAPPAKARAKPPATTTTPLPLATPPTPAVEVAAKPPASRILTRGPVPRHAKPAPSQIRPSAPAPAPPAAQPPQALTPPAPPAAPARPAAPAQAAAPVQPAVPAQPTAPAAARPPAPTAPPVKPGPPGPPTAARPAAPTAPGKPGFPVVPPPKPAAPQPARPVGFRIAKPPVPAAPSRPVPPGAPALRLPAPAAPAVKPAAPPVAKAAAPPAAPPKPAGPPAPAPPPATEAAPAPPAAPQVIKVPENLTVKELAEKLTKNPSELIKKLIKLGILATVNQTLAADVIRKLAANFGLEVEVAPPEELEEAAVAEVEDRTQLRPRAPVVTIMGHVDHGKTSLLDAIRHTSVAASEAGGITQHIGAYEVEIPNGRVVFLDTPGHEAFTAMRARGAQVTDVVVLVVAADDGVMPQTLEAINHAKDANVPILVAVNKIDKPNADPGRVKQQLSDKGLVPEEWGGDTIYVEVSAKKRQGIENLLDHLLVLAEVQELKANPTRPAKGTVIEAELDKGRGPVATVLVQQGTLRVGDPVVAGLHYGRVRAMVSDKGRKVQETGPATPVEVLGLSGVPEAGDALLAVGDERKARQIALARQQKQRELAAAPKPRVTLDDLHKQVQKGEVKELRLILKGDVQGSIEPLKESLERLSTPQVQLEVIHTGVGAITESDVMLAAAGNAVILGFNVRPEPKGQKLAETEQVDVRLHTVIYEAVDQVKKAMEGLLEPQYVERHVGRLEVRNTFNVPKVGTVAGCFVQEGKVVRDATVRLVRDGRVVHEGKVASLRRFKDDVREVTTGYECGVGLLGFGDIKVGDIIEIYDLEAVAPKL is encoded by the coding sequence GTGCCCAAGATCCGAGTTTCTGAGCTGGCGAAGGCCGTGGGGAAGTCGAACGCGGAGGTGCTGGCCCTCCTCCAGGCAGGCGGGATGGAGGTGAAGACCCACGGCAGCGCCGTGGACGAGGCGGCGGCCCGCGCCGTCCTGGCAGGCAAGAAGGGGGGCAAGCCGGCCGCGAAATCGACGGGCGCCGGGACCCGGGCCAAGGGCGAGCCGACTGCGACGAAGAGGACGGCGGAGGCGAAGGCCCCCTCCAAGGCGAAAGCCAAGGCTCCCCCAGCCAAGGCCCGGGCCAAGCCGCCGGCAACGACCACGACCCCTCTACCCCTCGCGACCCCCCCGACCCCGGCTGTCGAGGTCGCGGCGAAGCCGCCCGCCTCGCGCATCCTCACGCGGGGTCCGGTCCCGCGGCATGCGAAGCCGGCCCCGAGCCAGATCAGGCCCAGCGCCCCGGCGCCGGCCCCACCTGCCGCCCAGCCCCCGCAAGCCCTCACCCCACCGGCGCCGCCGGCGGCGCCCGCCAGGCCCGCGGCGCCCGCTCAGGCCGCGGCACCGGTTCAGCCCGCGGTGCCGGCTCAGCCAACGGCCCCTGCAGCGGCTAGGCCCCCAGCGCCGACGGCCCCCCCGGTCAAGCCGGGTCCCCCCGGACCCCCGACCGCAGCCCGCCCGGCCGCTCCGACGGCTCCTGGGAAGCCCGGCTTTCCGGTGGTGCCCCCCCCCAAACCGGCCGCGCCGCAGCCGGCCCGACCTGTGGGCTTCCGGATCGCCAAGCCGCCCGTGCCCGCCGCGCCGTCGCGGCCGGTCCCCCCGGGTGCCCCCGCACTGAGGCTGCCGGCCCCCGCAGCCCCTGCGGTGAAGCCGGCCGCCCCCCCGGTGGCCAAGGCCGCCGCGCCCCCCGCGGCCCCGCCCAAGCCGGCCGGTCCTCCAGCTCCCGCGCCCCCGCCGGCCACCGAGGCGGCCCCCGCCCCCCCGGCGGCGCCGCAGGTCATCAAGGTGCCCGAGAACCTCACGGTGAAGGAGTTGGCCGAGAAACTCACGAAGAACCCCAGCGAGCTCATCAAGAAGCTCATCAAGCTGGGCATTTTGGCCACCGTGAACCAGACGCTGGCCGCCGACGTCATCCGGAAGCTGGCGGCCAACTTCGGGCTCGAGGTGGAGGTGGCGCCGCCCGAGGAGCTGGAGGAGGCGGCGGTCGCCGAGGTGGAGGACCGCACGCAGCTCCGCCCCAGGGCCCCGGTGGTCACCATCATGGGGCACGTGGACCACGGCAAGACCTCCCTGCTCGACGCGATCCGGCACACCAGCGTGGCCGCCTCGGAGGCCGGCGGGATCACCCAGCACATCGGCGCCTACGAGGTGGAGATTCCGAACGGCCGGGTCGTCTTTCTGGACACGCCGGGCCATGAGGCCTTCACCGCCATGCGGGCGCGCGGCGCGCAGGTGACCGACGTCGTGGTCCTGGTGGTGGCGGCGGATGATGGGGTCATGCCCCAGACCCTGGAGGCCATCAATCACGCGAAGGACGCGAACGTCCCCATCCTGGTGGCCGTCAACAAGATCGACAAGCCGAATGCCGACCCCGGCCGGGTCAAACAGCAGCTGTCGGATAAGGGCCTGGTCCCGGAAGAGTGGGGGGGCGACACCATCTACGTGGAGGTCTCGGCGAAAAAGCGGCAGGGGATCGAGAACCTTCTGGACCACCTCCTCGTCCTGGCGGAGGTGCAGGAGCTCAAGGCCAACCCGACCCGGCCGGCCAAGGGGACCGTCATCGAGGCCGAGCTGGATAAGGGGCGGGGGCCGGTGGCCACCGTCCTGGTTCAGCAGGGGACCCTGCGGGTGGGGGACCCCGTCGTCGCCGGCCTGCACTACGGCCGGGTCCGGGCCATGGTGAGCGACAAGGGCCGCAAGGTCCAGGAGACCGGCCCCGCCACGCCGGTGGAGGTCCTGGGCCTCTCGGGGGTGCCCGAGGCGGGCGACGCCCTGCTCGCTGTGGGGGACGAGCGGAAGGCCCGCCAGATCGCCCTGGCCCGCCAGCAGAAGCAGCGGGAGCTGGCCGCGGCGCCGAAGCCCCGCGTGACCCTCGACGACCTGCACAAGCAGGTGCAGAAGGGAGAGGTGAAGGAGCTGCGGCTCATCCTGAAGGGGGATGTGCAGGGCTCCATCGAACCCCTCAAGGAGTCCCTGGAGCGCCTCAGCACCCCGCAGGTGCAGCTCGAGGTGATCCACACCGGCGTGGGCGCGATCACCGAGTCGGACGTGATGCTGGCGGCTGCCGGCAACGCCGTCATCCTGGGGTTCAACGTCCGGCCGGAGCCCAAGGGGCAGAAGCTGGCGGAGACGGAGCAGGTGGATGTCCGGCTCCACACCGTCATCTACGAGGCGGTGGACCAGGTGAAGAAGGCCATGGAGGGCCTGCTCGAGCCCCAGTACGTGGAGCGGCACGTGGGGCGCCTGGAGGTGCGCAACACCTTCAACGTCCCCAAGGTGGGCACCGTGGCCGGCTGTTTCGTCCAGGAGGGGAAGGTAGTGCGGGACGCCACCGTCCGGCTGGTCCGGGACGGCCGGGTCGTCCACGAAGGGAAGGTGGCCTCCCTGCGCCGCTTCAAGGACGACGTCCGGGAGGTCACCACCGGATACGAGTGCGGCGTCGGGCTCCTGGGCTTCGGCGACATCAAGGTGGGAGACATCATCGAGATCTACGACCTGGAGGCCGTGGCCCCCAAACTGTGA
- a CDS encoding DUF448 domain-containing protein, whose product MASPAPPRRTCIGCRAVRPQTALVRYRRGPGGLIPDVDLAGGGRGAYTCPDPACIGRAVARRGFARVLRGDVGRLTTQGVLQAVVEAVRGKVSRLLGLGRRARRVAAGHEAAERALKAGEAALLLVASDAGASEAKRWERLASLRGVPMVSPLAAAGLGEALGMPPRAVVAVTDPDLARGLLEVLSKNVLPAPRAGEGKE is encoded by the coding sequence GTGGCTTCGCCGGCGCCGCCGCGTCGGACCTGCATCGGGTGCCGCGCCGTGCGGCCGCAAACGGCCCTGGTCCGATACCGACGGGGCCCGGGGGGCCTGATCCCGGACGTGGATCTCGCGGGAGGTGGGCGGGGAGCCTACACCTGCCCGGACCCCGCGTGCATCGGGCGCGCCGTGGCGCGGCGGGGCTTCGCTCGGGTGCTTCGCGGCGACGTGGGCCGCCTGACCACGCAGGGGGTGCTTCAGGCAGTGGTCGAAGCGGTGCGAGGGAAGGTCAGCCGCCTCCTGGGGCTGGGTCGCCGGGCCCGCCGGGTCGCCGCCGGCCACGAGGCGGCGGAGCGGGCCCTGAAGGCGGGGGAGGCGGCGCTCCTCTTGGTCGCCTCCGACGCTGGAGCGAGCGAGGCCAAGCGCTGGGAGCGCCTGGCGTCCCTGCGCGGGGTCCCGATGGTCTCTCCCCTCGCCGCTGCGGGCCTGGGGGAGGCGCTCGGGATGCCGCCACGGGCGGTGGTGGCGGTCACCGACCCGGACCTCGCGCGCGGCCTCCTGGAGGTGCTGTCCAAAAACGTTCTGCCGGCGCCGCGGGCGGGTGAGGGCAAGGAGTGA
- the nusA gene encoding transcription termination factor NusA, with translation MTADLQQVIEQIGREKGIERDVLIDTVGAALLSAARKTLGAYDLRIEFDQGTGTFRLSKVQKVVEEVVNPKVELGLEEARGVSPEAQLGDEVKSEMPMPVQGFSRIAAQTAKQVIIQRVREAERDSVYNAFKGKEGELITGLVQRVVKGNVIVNVGKAEAILPPREQLAREDYRPGDRIRAYILDVKKVPKGSQIVLSRTHPGMLMRLFELEVPEIAEGVVEIRAAAREPGERAKIAVLSRDPNVDPVGACVGYRGSRVQAVVRELQGEKIDIMPWRENPVDFIKSALQPAEVSTVYANEEAHTLTVVVADEQLSLAIGKRGQNARLAAKLVGWKVDIKSRAELERERAAAAAYAAAEAAVPLTALPGIGEKTAERLTEAGFGTLTALRQATLEQLTAVKGIGAKTAEKILQVIREYRVVVEAAPEPVAEVAAPAPQEPAAAEVAGPAEEAGVTEGGEAPSQEPEAAGDSAEVVPAAEGEEGAGPRAGG, from the coding sequence ATGACGGCGGACCTGCAGCAGGTGATCGAGCAGATCGGACGGGAGAAGGGGATTGAGCGCGACGTCCTCATCGACACGGTGGGGGCGGCCCTCCTCTCCGCGGCCCGGAAGACGCTGGGGGCCTACGATCTGCGGATCGAGTTCGACCAGGGGACCGGGACCTTCCGGCTCTCCAAGGTCCAGAAGGTCGTGGAGGAGGTCGTCAACCCGAAGGTGGAGCTTGGCCTCGAGGAGGCCCGGGGCGTGAGCCCCGAGGCCCAGCTGGGGGACGAGGTCAAGAGCGAGATGCCGATGCCGGTCCAGGGCTTCAGCCGCATCGCCGCCCAGACGGCCAAGCAGGTCATCATCCAGCGCGTCCGCGAGGCGGAACGGGACTCGGTGTACAACGCCTTCAAGGGCAAGGAGGGGGAGCTCATCACCGGCCTCGTCCAGCGGGTGGTGAAGGGGAACGTCATCGTCAACGTCGGGAAGGCCGAGGCCATCCTGCCCCCGCGCGAGCAGCTCGCCCGGGAGGACTACCGGCCGGGGGACCGGATCCGGGCCTACATCCTGGACGTGAAGAAGGTCCCCAAGGGCTCCCAGATCGTCCTCTCCCGCACGCACCCGGGGATGCTGATGCGCCTCTTCGAGTTGGAGGTCCCCGAGATCGCCGAAGGGGTCGTGGAGATCCGCGCGGCCGCCCGGGAACCGGGGGAGCGGGCCAAGATCGCCGTCCTCTCCCGGGATCCCAACGTGGACCCCGTCGGGGCCTGCGTGGGGTACCGCGGGTCCCGCGTCCAGGCGGTCGTGCGGGAGCTGCAGGGGGAGAAGATCGACATCATGCCCTGGCGGGAGAACCCCGTGGACTTCATCAAGAGCGCGCTGCAGCCGGCCGAGGTCAGCACGGTCTACGCGAACGAGGAGGCCCACACCCTGACGGTCGTGGTGGCCGACGAGCAGCTTTCTCTTGCCATCGGCAAGCGGGGCCAGAACGCCCGACTCGCCGCCAAGCTGGTCGGCTGGAAGGTGGACATCAAGAGCCGGGCGGAGCTGGAGCGGGAGCGCGCGGCGGCCGCCGCCTACGCCGCGGCCGAGGCGGCGGTCCCGCTCACCGCCCTCCCCGGGATCGGGGAGAAGACGGCCGAGCGGCTCACGGAGGCCGGCTTCGGCACCTTGACGGCCCTGCGGCAGGCAACCCTCGAGCAGCTGACCGCCGTCAAGGGGATCGGGGCGAAGACCGCCGAGAAGATCCTCCAGGTGATCCGGGAGTACCGGGTGGTTGTCGAGGCGGCGCCGGAGCCCGTCGCCGAAGTCGCTGCCCCGGCGCCGCAGGAGCCGGCTGCCGCCGAGGTCGCCGGTCCGGCGGAGGAGGCGGGGGTGACCGAGGGGGGGGAGGCTCCCTCCCAGGAGCCGGAAGCGGCGGGGGATTCGGCGGAGGTGGTTCCGGCGGCGGAAGGGGAGGAAGGGGCGGGCCCGCGGGCCGGGGGCTAA
- the rimP gene encoding ribosome maturation factor RimP, with the protein MRGPDAALLARLRAVVDPVLRGEGCELVDLEFRREGQGWVLRVLMDKPGGVGLADCKRVSEQVGDLLDVEDLIPHAYTLEVSSPGVERPLTRPEDFVRFAGLPVRVSTVAPVDGQRHFVGILRGCEGEVVLLELPGPRLVRIPRGAIDRARLRFPGERSGPGLAGGTRRR; encoded by the coding sequence GTGAGGGGTCCTGACGCGGCGTTGCTCGCGCGGCTCCGGGCGGTGGTAGACCCGGTCCTCCGGGGGGAGGGGTGCGAGCTGGTGGACCTGGAGTTCCGCCGCGAAGGGCAAGGCTGGGTCCTGCGGGTGCTCATGGACAAGCCGGGCGGGGTGGGGCTCGCCGATTGCAAGCGGGTGAGCGAGCAGGTGGGGGACCTCTTGGATGTGGAGGACTTGATCCCCCACGCGTACACCCTGGAGGTCTCCTCCCCCGGCGTGGAGCGGCCGCTCACTCGGCCGGAGGACTTCGTCCGCTTCGCCGGCCTGCCGGTCCGGGTGTCCACCGTCGCCCCGGTGGACGGGCAGCGGCACTTTGTCGGGATCCTCCGCGGGTGCGAGGGGGAGGTCGTCCTGCTGGAACTTCCGGGACCGCGCCTGGTCCGGATCCCACGGGGCGCCATCGACCGGGCCCGGCTGCGGTTCCCGGGGGAGCGCAGCGGTCCGGGGCTTGCCGGAGGTACCCGGCGACGCTAG
- the fusA gene encoding elongation factor G — MKGFDTARIRNVGLLGHGGDGKTSLTEAILFATGSLPRLGRVEDGTTSTDFEEDEVKQQKSINVAVAFCEWKGHRINLVDTPGFSNFLADTRVAVRVLDTALILMSAASGVKVTTTKVWGYAEAEGIPRVLYVNKMDRDRANFSRVLEDARKNLSAHATPVILPMGAEAAFRGVVNLLTMRALTSTPDGTGKVAEGPIPAELAKEAETARHALLEQVAESDDALLEKYLEAGTLEEADLKAGLRRAILLGKLIPVCCGSATKVMGIQALLDFIADYLPSPADRFPVEGTDPKTQQRVSRPPREEAPLVAQVFKTFADPYAGKISLVRVYSGVLSADAAAYNATRQVKERIGQLALVRGKAQTPVPAVGPGEICALVKLKETATGDTLADEKAPLLLTPIVLPNPVISYAIAPKSKGDEERMSVALARLREEDPSLQVGRDQQTRETLISGMGRPHIEVAVERLRRKFGVEVQMQKPRVPYKETIRGTVQAQGRYKKQTGGRGQYGDCWIKLEPLPRGKGYEFVNQIVGGVIPKQFIPAVEKGIVEALERGVLAGHPVVDVRISLYDGSYHSVDSSEMAFKIAGSLGFKKAAAQATPVLLEPIMTVEVVAPDECVGDIIGDLNSRRGRVMGVEGRARNQAIKAQVPLAEMLEYAPQLRSLTADRGDYTMEFSHYEEVPPPIQERVVAEAKKAAGEGGEEP, encoded by the coding sequence ATGAAGGGATTCGACACCGCCAGGATCCGGAACGTGGGACTGCTGGGCCACGGGGGGGATGGGAAAACCTCCCTCACCGAAGCCATCCTCTTTGCGACCGGGTCGCTCCCCCGGCTCGGCCGGGTCGAGGACGGGACCACCAGCACGGATTTCGAGGAGGACGAGGTCAAGCAGCAGAAATCCATCAACGTGGCCGTGGCGTTCTGCGAGTGGAAGGGGCACCGGATCAATCTGGTGGATACCCCCGGGTTCTCCAACTTCCTGGCCGATACCCGCGTGGCGGTGCGGGTGCTGGATACCGCCTTGATCCTGATGAGCGCCGCCTCCGGGGTCAAGGTGACCACCACCAAGGTCTGGGGCTACGCCGAGGCCGAGGGCATCCCCCGCGTCCTCTATGTGAACAAGATGGACCGGGACCGGGCCAACTTCTCCCGGGTGCTGGAAGACGCCCGCAAGAACCTGAGCGCGCACGCCACCCCGGTGATCCTCCCCATGGGGGCAGAGGCAGCCTTCCGGGGGGTCGTCAACCTCCTCACCATGCGGGCGCTCACCTCGACGCCCGATGGCACCGGGAAGGTCGCGGAGGGGCCCATCCCGGCCGAGCTCGCCAAGGAGGCGGAGACAGCCCGCCATGCCCTCCTGGAGCAGGTGGCGGAATCGGACGATGCCCTCCTGGAGAAGTACCTGGAGGCAGGGACCCTGGAGGAGGCGGACCTGAAGGCGGGGCTCCGGCGGGCCATCCTGCTGGGGAAGCTCATCCCGGTCTGCTGCGGCTCCGCCACCAAGGTGATGGGGATCCAGGCGCTCCTGGATTTCATCGCCGACTACCTCCCGAGCCCCGCCGACCGGTTCCCGGTGGAGGGGACCGACCCGAAGACCCAGCAGCGGGTGAGCCGCCCCCCCCGGGAGGAGGCCCCCCTGGTGGCCCAGGTCTTCAAGACCTTTGCCGACCCCTATGCCGGCAAGATCTCCCTGGTCCGGGTCTACAGCGGCGTCCTGAGCGCCGACGCGGCGGCCTACAACGCGACCCGGCAGGTGAAGGAGCGCATCGGCCAGTTGGCCCTGGTCCGGGGGAAGGCCCAGACGCCGGTCCCGGCCGTGGGACCGGGGGAGATCTGCGCGCTGGTCAAGCTGAAGGAGACTGCCACCGGGGACACCCTGGCCGACGAGAAGGCGCCCCTGCTGCTCACGCCGATCGTGCTGCCGAACCCGGTCATCTCGTACGCCATCGCCCCGAAGTCGAAGGGGGACGAGGAGCGGATGAGCGTGGCGCTCGCGCGGCTGCGCGAGGAGGATCCGAGCCTGCAGGTCGGCCGGGACCAGCAGACGAGGGAGACCCTCATCTCGGGGATGGGGCGGCCCCACATCGAGGTGGCCGTGGAGCGCCTGCGGCGGAAGTTCGGGGTTGAGGTCCAGATGCAGAAGCCGCGCGTCCCGTACAAGGAGACGATCCGGGGGACGGTCCAGGCCCAGGGGAGGTACAAGAAGCAGACGGGGGGCCGAGGGCAGTACGGCGACTGCTGGATCAAGCTGGAGCCCCTGCCCCGCGGGAAGGGGTACGAGTTCGTCAATCAGATCGTGGGCGGCGTGATCCCCAAGCAGTTCATCCCGGCGGTGGAGAAGGGGATCGTGGAGGCCCTGGAGAGGGGGGTGCTGGCCGGCCATCCCGTCGTGGACGTGCGGATCTCCCTCTACGACGGGTCCTACCACAGCGTGGACTCCTCGGAGATGGCCTTCAAGATCGCCGGCTCGTTGGGCTTCAAGAAGGCCGCGGCCCAGGCCACCCCGGTCCTGCTGGAGCCGATTATGACCGTGGAGGTCGTGGCACCGGACGAGTGCGTGGGGGACATCATCGGGGATCTGAACAGCCGTCGGGGGCGGGTGATGGGCGTGGAGGGCCGCGCCCGGAACCAGGCGATCAAGGCCCAGGTGCCGCTCGCGGAGATGCTGGAATACGCCCCCCAACTCCGGTCCCTCACGGCCGATCGGGGGGACTACACGATGGAGTTCTCCCACTACGAGGAGGTCCCGCCTCCCATCCAGGAGCGGGTCGTGGCGGAGGCGAAGAAGGCGGCGGGGGAGGGGGGAGAGGAACCGTAA
- the rplQ gene encoding 50S ribosomal protein L17 — MRHRKARRKLGRTTEHREALLRNLATSLLLHERIITTQAKAKELRKIAERMITLAKREDLHARRQAAEVVQDERVLKKLFDALGSRYRGRNGGYTRITKLEYRMGDGAPLAAIELIGAEVAERARPARKGREGGAGAPAGAEGEAPAAVGAAGERTPAASSARGEGRSGRRRRRRREGPRAAPVPPAAAAAAAAE, encoded by the coding sequence ATGCGGCACCGCAAGGCACGGCGCAAGCTGGGGCGGACGACGGAGCACCGGGAGGCGCTCCTCCGGAACCTCGCCACGTCCCTGCTGCTCCACGAGCGCATCATCACCACCCAGGCGAAGGCCAAGGAGCTGCGGAAGATCGCCGAGCGGATGATCACCCTGGCCAAACGGGAGGACCTGCACGCCCGCCGGCAGGCGGCCGAGGTGGTCCAGGACGAGCGCGTCCTCAAGAAGCTCTTCGACGCCCTCGGGAGCCGGTATCGGGGGCGCAATGGCGGCTACACGCGGATCACGAAGCTGGAGTACCGGATGGGGGACGGGGCGCCGCTGGCGGCGATCGAGCTGATCGGGGCGGAGGTCGCCGAGCGTGCCCGGCCCGCCCGGAAGGGCCGGGAAGGGGGTGCCGGGGCGCCGGCCGGGGCGGAAGGGGAAGCCCCGGCCGCGGTCGGCGCCGCTGGAGAGCGCACTCCGGCTGCCTCCTCCGCTCGGGGCGAGGGCCGGTCGGGCCGCCGCCGGCGCCGCCGCCGGGAGGGGCCACGCGCCGCTCCGGTCCCGCCCGCTGCCGCTGCGGCTGCCGCCGCCGAGTAG